A window from Anser cygnoides isolate HZ-2024a breed goose chromosome 1, Taihu_goose_T2T_genome, whole genome shotgun sequence encodes these proteins:
- the RPS16 gene encoding small ribosomal subunit protein uS9, which translates to MPAKGPLQSVQVFGRKKTATAVAHCKRGNGLIKVNGRPLEMIEPRTLQYKLLEPVLLLGKERFAGVDIRVRVKGGGHVAQIYAIRQAISKALVAYYQKYVDEASKKEIKDILIQYDRTLLVADPRRCESKKFGGPGARARYQKSYR; encoded by the exons ATGCCGGCCAAGGGGCCCCTGCAGAGCGTCCAGGTCTTCGGGAGGAAG AAAACAGCAACCGCTGTTGCCCACTGcaaaagaggaaatggcctcatTAAGGTGAACGGAAGACCTCTGGAAATGATTGAGCCCAGAACTCTGCAGTATAAA CTGCTTGAAcctgtcctgctcctggggaAGGAAAGATTTGCTGGTGTTGACATCAGAGTCCGTGTGAAGGGTGGTGGCCATGTAGCGCAAATCTATG CTATCCGTCAAGCTATTTCCAAAGCATTGGTGGCTTATTATCAAAAAT atgTTGATGAAGCTTCCAAGAAAGAGATCAAGGATATCCTAATCCAGTACGACAGGACTCTGCTGGTTGCAGATCCTCGCCGTTGTGAATCCAAGAAATTTGGAGGACCTGGGGCTCGTGCACGCTACCAGAAGTCTTACCGTTAA